A stretch of the Bacillus sp. BGMRC 2118 genome encodes the following:
- a CDS encoding sigma-70 family RNA polymerase sigma factor, with amino-acid sequence MNVLGNQETISDLMDRYGTSILHLAYSFVRNRQTAEDLTQEIFIKCYEKLDTFEGTSSIQTWLYRIAVNHCKDYVKSWHYRKVHVSDYISAFLTGQQNGPEIQHIQKSENRELLQEILKLPVKYKEIILLYFYHDLTLKEVSTVLSLNINTAKSRFIRAKELLKDSIVERSPEYGSTSKRSNESTPNGRIS; translated from the coding sequence ATGAACGTTTTGGGGAATCAAGAAACCATCTCAGATTTAATGGATAGATACGGAACCTCTATTCTACATCTGGCTTATTCCTTTGTCAGAAACCGGCAAACAGCCGAGGATCTTACGCAGGAGATCTTTATCAAGTGTTATGAAAAATTAGATACCTTTGAAGGTACATCTAGTATACAAACCTGGCTATACCGTATTGCCGTCAACCATTGTAAGGATTATGTGAAAAGTTGGCACTACCGTAAAGTACACGTTAGTGATTACATCTCCGCTTTTCTTACAGGTCAACAAAATGGACCAGAGATCCAGCATATACAAAAAAGTGAGAACCGTGAGCTCTTGCAGGAAATCTTAAAACTTCCTGTTAAATACAAAGAAATTATCCTTTTATACTTTTATCATGATCTAACACTTAAAGAAGTCAGTACTGTTCTTTCCTTAAATATTAATACGGCCAAATCTAGATTTATCCGAGCGAAAGAACTATTGAAGGATTCTATTGTAGAAAGGAGCCCTGAGTATGGATCAACAAGTAAAAGAAGCAATGAATCTACTCCAAACGGAAGAATTAGCTGA
- a CDS encoding TraB/GumN family protein gives MKNYIIGILVLFTLTFLFGCESEQVAEKVNSKEETKQEEKKQEEAPFFWKVTEEENTVYLLGSIHVGNEDMYPLDQVVEEAYDISDYLVVEANITDISEEMFNPELISQMMYMDGSLLSEHISETSYEKLSELISQHNLEGLSMTELNHMKPWMIKMLLSELLLSEEETIQSEFGIDLHFLERATADNKSILELEGVDEQLSFYSKMPDELQIQALEETLVALEEEPNDAAVKQIIEAWKTGSEEQLAPLVSIDEGGTISDYQAYEVDLMEKRNIQMVEKIKGYLTDGTGQTYFVVVGAAHFLDEIGLDNLLSKDFTVKSYEEMN, from the coding sequence ATGAAAAACTACATAATTGGAATACTAGTACTCTTCACACTGACTTTTCTTTTTGGATGTGAGAGTGAACAAGTAGCAGAAAAAGTGAATAGCAAAGAGGAAACTAAACAAGAAGAGAAGAAGCAGGAAGAGGCACCTTTCTTCTGGAAGGTGACGGAGGAAGAGAATACAGTATATTTACTCGGTTCCATACATGTTGGAAATGAAGATATGTATCCATTAGATCAAGTGGTTGAAGAAGCATATGATATATCAGATTATCTGGTAGTAGAGGCGAATATAACAGACATAAGTGAAGAGATGTTTAATCCAGAGCTTATTTCACAGATGATGTACATGGATGGCTCTTTATTGTCTGAGCATATAAGCGAGACTTCTTATGAAAAATTGAGTGAGTTGATCAGTCAACACAATTTAGAGGGTTTATCTATGACAGAATTAAATCATATGAAACCATGGATGATAAAAATGCTTCTTTCTGAGTTATTACTATCTGAAGAAGAAACTATACAATCAGAATTTGGTATTGACCTTCATTTTCTAGAACGTGCAACAGCAGATAATAAATCAATTCTTGAGCTAGAAGGTGTGGATGAACAACTCTCCTTTTATTCAAAAATGCCGGATGAACTTCAAATTCAGGCTTTAGAAGAAACACTGGTTGCACTTGAGGAGGAACCTAATGATGCAGCAGTAAAACAAATCATTGAAGCATGGAAGACCGGCTCTGAAGAACAGTTAGCACCACTTGTTTCAATTGATGAGGGTGGTACGATTAGTGATTATCAAGCATATGAAGTAGACCTGATGGAAAAGAGAAACATCCAAATGGTAGAGAAAATCAAAGGCTACCTTACAGACGGAACCGGACAAACATATTTTGTCGTGGTTGGGGCAGCTCACTTTTTGGATGAGATCGGCTTAGATAATTTGCTGAGCAAGGATTTTACCGTTAAATCTTATGAAGAGATGAACTAA
- a CDS encoding LTA synthase family protein, producing the protein MSKAINYIIYIVLILVALIITSASKYYVNVYGNSNLDGILFYLNSGLEGADLSVVYEFFKEQWYLLLLSLVVILLPVFSINKNKYFIEMDFKNKKVKLNFFPIFHTNKMKLAYVLVILLGSIGFSYQTLGVNDFLKSLTDYSTFIEEEYVNPNDVQISFPENKRNLIMIYLESMETTMLSKENGGGWNYSVMPELEKLAVENTNFSNTESIGGSYNTPGTNWTIAGLVSTTSGLPLKLPIGGNDYTDENFLTGAIALGDILKNEGYNLEFMFGSDAKFGGRYQYFMTHGGHNIFDLNTAIDRKLMTPEDVVFWGFEDNDLFEWAKQEISILSKEDKPFNLNMLTVNTHFTDGWLESGAEEIHPTQYENVHAHTSKQVSEFINWLQEQDFYENTTVVLVGDHLSMQPTQYYEENIADDKFERVIYNSFLNSPVQPVKEKERLFSNLDIYPTVLASLGVEIEGNRLALGTNLYSSEETLYEKYGIKHVNGELSKNSSFYNARFLGDEYVDLIKPAND; encoded by the coding sequence ATGAGTAAGGCAATAAACTATATAATCTATATTGTACTAATACTAGTAGCCTTAATTATCACCAGCGCATCTAAGTACTATGTAAATGTATATGGTAATTCTAATTTAGACGGAATTTTATTTTATCTTAATTCAGGATTAGAGGGTGCCGACTTATCAGTCGTATATGAATTTTTCAAAGAACAGTGGTACCTGTTATTACTTTCTTTAGTAGTCATTTTATTGCCTGTTTTTAGCATTAATAAAAATAAGTATTTTATTGAAATGGATTTTAAAAATAAAAAGGTCAAATTAAACTTTTTCCCCATTTTTCATACAAATAAAATGAAACTAGCTTATGTACTTGTCATTCTACTTGGTTCAATAGGATTTTCCTATCAAACACTCGGTGTTAATGATTTTCTGAAAAGCTTAACTGACTATTCAACCTTTATTGAGGAAGAATATGTGAATCCGAATGATGTTCAAATTAGTTTTCCAGAGAACAAAAGGAATCTAATTATGATTTATCTAGAATCAATGGAAACAACTATGTTAAGTAAGGAAAATGGTGGCGGTTGGAATTACTCTGTTATGCCAGAATTAGAAAAATTAGCAGTAGAAAATACAAATTTCTCTAACACTGAATCTATTGGAGGGTCCTATAATACACCAGGAACGAACTGGACGATTGCAGGATTAGTTTCTACAACCTCAGGTCTTCCTTTAAAGTTACCTATCGGCGGGAATGATTATACAGATGAAAACTTCCTAACCGGTGCTATAGCCCTTGGAGATATATTAAAGAATGAAGGATATAACTTAGAATTCATGTTTGGTTCAGATGCAAAGTTCGGTGGCAGATACCAATACTTTATGACTCACGGCGGTCACAATATATTTGACTTAAATACAGCGATCGACAGAAAATTAATGACTCCTGAAGATGTCGTATTTTGGGGATTTGAAGATAATGACTTATTTGAGTGGGCGAAACAAGAAATAAGCATTCTTTCAAAAGAGGACAAGCCTTTTAACCTTAATATGTTAACGGTCAATACTCACTTCACAGATGGTTGGCTGGAATCTGGCGCAGAGGAAATCCATCCAACTCAGTATGAAAATGTACATGCACATACATCCAAACAAGTTTCCGAATTTATTAACTGGCTGCAAGAGCAGGATTTCTATGAAAATACAACGGTAGTACTAGTAGGTGACCATCTTAGTATGCAGCCCACACAATACTATGAAGAAAATATCGCGGATGACAAGTTTGAAAGAGTCATTTATAACTCATTCCTGAATTCTCCGGTCCAGCCTGTTAAAGAAAAGGAAAGACTGTTTTCTAACCTAGATATATATCCTACTGTGTTGGCTAGTCTTGGGGTTGAAATTGAGGGAAATCGGTTAGCATTAGGAACAAATTTATATTCTAGCGAAGAAACATTATACGAGAAATATGGCATAAAGCATGTGAATGGAGAGTTATCTAAAAACTCATCATTTTATAATGCAAGGTTTCTAGGTGATGAATATGTAGATTTGATTAAACCTGCAAACGATTAG
- the galU gene encoding UTP--glucose-1-phosphate uridylyltransferase GalU — translation MKVRKAIIPAAGLGTRFLPATKAQPKEMLPIVDKPTIQYIVEEAVASGIEDIMIVSGRGKRAIEDHFDKSYELEETLAKKEKWDYLEEVQLISRLANIHYIRQKEPLGLGHAIHCARKFIGDEPFAVLLGDDIVHSEKPCLSQLIEVFNRYQTSVVGVQEVPLEEVSKYGVIGYKGHELEENLLNVSTLVEKPPVEAAPSTYGIMGRYILRPEIFTILDELQPGAAGEIQLTDAISELNKIQAVLAYNFEGVRYDVGDKFGFIKATIDFAMMREDIRDDVLTYIENIIKQNNSPYK, via the coding sequence ATGAAGGTGAGAAAGGCGATTATACCGGCTGCGGGACTCGGGACTAGGTTTTTACCTGCAACAAAGGCACAGCCGAAGGAAATGCTTCCAATTGTTGATAAACCGACGATACAATATATTGTAGAAGAAGCAGTTGCCTCAGGGATAGAAGATATTATGATCGTTAGTGGACGGGGGAAAAGGGCAATTGAAGACCATTTCGATAAATCCTATGAGCTGGAGGAAACCTTGGCGAAGAAGGAGAAATGGGATTACTTAGAGGAAGTGCAGCTCATTTCAAGATTAGCCAATATTCATTATATACGTCAGAAGGAGCCTCTTGGACTTGGGCACGCCATACATTGTGCAAGGAAGTTTATTGGTGACGAACCGTTTGCGGTCCTTCTTGGTGATGATATTGTGCATTCCGAAAAGCCATGCCTGAGTCAGTTGATTGAGGTGTTTAACCGGTATCAAACAAGTGTAGTAGGTGTGCAGGAGGTACCTCTAGAGGAGGTCTCAAAATATGGAGTAATCGGATATAAAGGACATGAGCTGGAGGAGAACTTACTTAATGTGAGTACACTTGTTGAAAAGCCCCCAGTAGAAGCTGCTCCTTCAACGTATGGCATTATGGGGCGTTATATCCTGCGGCCTGAGATTTTTACGATATTAGATGAACTGCAGCCAGGAGCAGCAGGGGAGATTCAGCTGACAGATGCAATTAGCGAATTAAATAAAATTCAGGCTGTACTGGCATATAATTTTGAGGGAGTTCGTTATGATGTGGGAGATAAGTTTGGGTTTATTAAGGCGACGATTGATTTTGCAATGATGAGAGAGGACATACGAGATGACGTCCTTACTTATATAGAGAACATCATAAAACAGAACAACTCCCCCTACAAATGA
- a CDS encoding DEAD/DEAH box helicase: MLEIKTMIGRSQWLSEKGLFLWCENESGFSLELEDWRHDAFARHEATFYGTFLKPHSWKRHDGVLLSPRIALDYFAHSNENSLSRIQWDEESAYLKTIAEALMEAIEVGDFIPDFDAWLDGNIAWRHTSLVLSDSEKEWFSSSVQEWIESDDELSLQWKELQSRYPLLKKTGMVVDEDDWLQKIGWQEDPSQFRIGLRLEEPTEDGLDWHLEVVLRDKDLPDELLLLQEIRELDEESSLSITRSIDRWTTLIPWLREGNSIKNTLSEIEAFEFLTSASTTLTSAGVEILLPSWWQSIKDSQAQLKAKVKTSPSSSRQSFVGMNAIIQYDWRLSTNGIDISEEEFTKLVEEKRRLINIRGRWIRLDPGFIKQVQTIMQKANREGLRFWDVLEQELLQEEREANIEELESAQLFRHIQIEINDQLSGMIRKLTEAKELPPIEVPSTFKGELRPYQQHGVEWLSFLRGFGFGACLADDMGLGKTVQMITYFLHVKEKEKPKTPALIICPTSVLGNWQRELEKFAPSLNVQLHYGSHRKKGNLFKQSIKNADIVITSYGLAHLDLEELQDVQWSSLCIDEAQNIKNADTKQSRSVRSLTGTHHIALTGTPMENRLSELWAIYDFINRGYLGSLHQFHKRFVVPIERDHEKERVEMLQKMIRPFLLRRTKKDQEVALNLPDKQEQKEYCALTVEQASLYEQLVKDTFEQIEALTGMQRKGLVLKMLGKLKQVCNHPGLYLKEEKPRDVVTRSNKMEKLAELVQNIRDQEESCIIFTQYISMGNMIREFLENEFKEPVRFLHGGTPKTERDRMIQDFQEGKQQFLILSLKAGGTGLNLTAANHVIHYDRWWNPAVENQATDRAYRIGQTKFVHVHKLITTGTLEEKIDEMLEKKQQLNEEIIQSEAWITELSTRDLHELFSLRAGWSGE, encoded by the coding sequence ATGTTAGAGATTAAAACAATGATAGGAAGGTCGCAGTGGCTTTCTGAAAAAGGTTTATTTTTATGGTGTGAAAATGAATCAGGATTTTCTCTTGAATTGGAAGATTGGAGACATGACGCATTTGCCAGACATGAAGCCACCTTTTATGGAACATTTCTTAAACCACACAGCTGGAAGCGACATGATGGTGTTCTTCTCTCCCCTCGAATTGCATTAGATTATTTTGCACATTCAAACGAAAATTCTTTATCCAGAATTCAGTGGGACGAGGAATCTGCCTATCTTAAAACTATTGCCGAAGCACTCATGGAAGCCATTGAAGTCGGTGACTTTATACCAGACTTTGATGCATGGCTTGATGGGAATATCGCTTGGCGTCACACCTCCCTTGTTCTTTCAGATTCTGAAAAAGAATGGTTCAGCTCATCTGTTCAAGAATGGATTGAATCGGATGACGAACTCTCGCTGCAGTGGAAAGAACTGCAATCACGTTACCCATTATTGAAAAAGACAGGAATGGTTGTAGACGAAGACGACTGGCTACAGAAGATTGGCTGGCAGGAGGATCCGTCCCAGTTTCGAATTGGCTTGCGTTTGGAAGAACCTACGGAAGACGGACTGGACTGGCATCTTGAAGTGGTGCTTAGGGATAAAGATCTTCCTGATGAACTGCTTCTATTGCAGGAGATTCGTGAGCTAGACGAAGAGTCCTCCCTCTCCATTACTCGCTCGATTGATCGCTGGACGACACTAATTCCATGGTTACGAGAAGGCAATTCCATTAAGAACACGTTATCTGAAATTGAGGCATTTGAGTTTTTAACAAGTGCAAGCACAACATTGACAAGTGCAGGTGTTGAAATTTTATTACCTTCGTGGTGGCAGTCGATTAAAGATTCTCAAGCTCAACTGAAAGCAAAAGTAAAAACTTCACCAAGTTCATCACGTCAATCCTTTGTTGGGATGAATGCAATTATTCAATATGACTGGCGCCTGTCCACAAACGGCATCGACATCTCAGAGGAAGAGTTTACAAAACTTGTTGAGGAAAAACGAAGACTCATTAATATACGTGGTCGATGGATTCGGTTAGATCCTGGCTTTATTAAGCAAGTACAAACCATCATGCAAAAAGCCAATCGTGAAGGCTTACGTTTTTGGGACGTGCTGGAACAGGAGCTCTTGCAGGAAGAACGTGAAGCAAACATCGAGGAGCTTGAGTCTGCTCAATTATTCAGGCACATTCAAATTGAAATCAATGACCAGTTATCCGGCATGATTCGTAAGCTTACCGAAGCCAAAGAGCTTCCTCCTATAGAAGTGCCTTCTACCTTTAAAGGAGAGCTCAGACCTTATCAACAGCACGGTGTGGAATGGCTATCGTTTTTGCGTGGATTTGGATTTGGAGCTTGCCTTGCAGACGACATGGGTCTTGGTAAGACGGTTCAAATGATTACGTACTTTTTACATGTCAAAGAAAAAGAGAAGCCGAAGACACCAGCACTCATTATTTGTCCAACATCCGTGCTTGGCAACTGGCAGCGAGAGCTTGAGAAATTTGCGCCTTCTCTGAATGTACAGCTACATTATGGCTCTCATCGTAAAAAAGGCAATCTCTTTAAACAATCTATAAAAAATGCAGACATTGTTATTACCTCTTACGGTCTTGCCCACCTAGACCTAGAAGAGCTACAAGACGTGCAGTGGAGTTCTTTATGTATTGATGAAGCACAAAACATAAAAAATGCCGATACGAAGCAATCCCGCTCGGTTAGAAGCTTAACTGGTACGCATCATATTGCGTTAACAGGAACACCGATGGAAAACCGATTATCTGAGCTCTGGGCCATATACGATTTTATTAATCGAGGATATCTGGGCAGCTTACATCAATTCCATAAGCGATTCGTTGTTCCGATTGAACGTGATCACGAAAAGGAACGGGTCGAAATGCTGCAAAAAATGATTCGTCCTTTCCTATTACGTCGAACGAAAAAGGACCAGGAAGTTGCACTAAACTTACCGGATAAACAGGAGCAAAAAGAGTATTGTGCCTTAACTGTTGAGCAGGCTTCTTTATATGAACAGCTCGTAAAAGACACATTCGAACAAATCGAAGCACTGACTGGCATGCAGCGAAAAGGACTTGTCCTAAAGATGCTCGGTAAACTCAAGCAAGTATGTAATCATCCAGGTCTCTATTTGAAGGAAGAAAAGCCGAGAGATGTTGTCACTCGCTCGAACAAGATGGAAAAACTGGCAGAGCTTGTACAAAATATCCGTGATCAAGAAGAAAGCTGTATTATCTTTACCCAATATATTTCAATGGGGAATATGATTCGAGAATTCCTCGAAAACGAGTTTAAGGAGCCTGTCCGATTCCTTCACGGTGGTACACCGAAGACAGAGCGTGACCGAATGATTCAAGACTTCCAAGAAGGAAAACAGCAATTCCTAATCCTGTCGTTAAAGGCAGGTGGAACCGGTCTAAACTTAACAGCTGCCAACCACGTTATTCACTACGACCGTTGGTGGAATCCTGCAGTTGAAAATCAAGCTACCGACCGAGCTTACCGAATTGGCCAAACGAAATTCGTTCACGTTCATAAGCTCATCACAACCGGAACACTCGAAGAAAAAATTGATGAAATGCTCGAGAAAAAACAGCAGCTAAACGAAGAAATCATCCAAAGTGAAGCATGGATTACCGAGCTGTCTACTCGTGATTTACACGAATTGTTCTCATTACGTGCAGGCTGGAGTGGTGAATAG
- a CDS encoding SWIM zinc finger family protein: MMLQSELTKEQLDYCSQEIMRELSPDIDYDRVKMKKGLNLYRQGHVFNATMEGRYIEAQVQDEKLYDVSLDLDVFVLSSCSCSIEGICRHKLAVFFYSYAMVGRVGDFFQDWKSSKILEVVKTRPKDLPKEEEEKTQIGEKVSEWYTYFKRSYHAFREKHKQDRFSFNQLFLFESIYRVFFQGLKKGGPQTPFMKDLFIIHAAIYTMQKLVEESEQSKLSISSKDSYVFPYMSELLNSVNERLVEIKSVAVPLSSEPLLLETREKLSQLLFSGNEYQYERLMVYFSVWNVLLRNEWISDEKAFLTEKQQEFIKRKQSYAVECQFALAHMAYLEKDDDDALQLLTPIQGNILRFYYFWIANLKTSKEWQRQRIWLDATLEILEEHHKRLIDYHSKRNMTKQFLPYYEENTKHLNNSADYEHVLKALLPYSFQEFDHYLLEKHHYHTWADLQMLVGYQIDEQPRELLKHIEQVDLTVLIPLYHRAVNEAIRERNRPSYKLAVRYLKKLRTYYKKIKQVDRWEEFIERLAVEHKRLRAFQEELERGKLLHVRD; this comes from the coding sequence ATGATGTTACAAAGTGAGTTAACGAAGGAACAGCTCGATTATTGTTCGCAGGAAATTATGAGAGAGCTGAGTCCTGATATAGATTATGATCGGGTAAAGATGAAAAAAGGCTTGAATTTATATCGTCAAGGTCATGTGTTCAATGCAACGATGGAAGGCCGTTATATTGAAGCACAGGTGCAGGATGAGAAGCTTTACGACGTTTCACTGGATTTAGATGTTTTTGTGCTGAGCAGCTGTTCCTGCTCCATTGAGGGAATCTGCCGCCATAAATTAGCCGTTTTTTTCTATAGTTATGCGATGGTTGGAAGAGTTGGTGACTTCTTCCAAGATTGGAAAAGTAGTAAGATACTGGAAGTTGTAAAAACTAGGCCAAAAGACCTACCGAAAGAGGAAGAAGAGAAAACACAAATCGGTGAAAAAGTTAGTGAGTGGTATACATATTTTAAAAGAAGCTATCATGCGTTTAGGGAAAAGCATAAGCAGGACCGTTTTTCCTTTAATCAACTGTTTTTGTTTGAGTCGATTTATCGTGTCTTTTTTCAAGGCTTGAAAAAAGGTGGACCTCAAACTCCGTTTATGAAAGATTTATTTATTATTCATGCAGCGATTTATACGATGCAAAAGCTTGTCGAGGAATCTGAGCAGTCTAAGCTTTCCATTAGCAGTAAGGACTCCTATGTGTTTCCTTACATGAGTGAATTACTTAATTCTGTTAATGAGCGTTTAGTTGAAATCAAAAGCGTGGCCGTACCTTTATCATCTGAACCGTTACTGCTTGAAACACGTGAAAAACTCTCACAGCTGTTGTTTTCAGGCAATGAATATCAGTATGAACGGTTAATGGTCTACTTTTCCGTTTGGAATGTTCTACTACGTAATGAATGGATTTCAGATGAAAAAGCATTTCTTACGGAAAAACAACAAGAATTTATTAAACGAAAACAGTCTTATGCTGTTGAATGTCAGTTTGCCTTGGCACACATGGCGTATTTAGAAAAAGACGATGACGACGCGCTTCAACTATTGACACCTATACAAGGAAACATTCTACGTTTCTATTACTTCTGGATTGCCAATTTAAAGACATCAAAGGAATGGCAGCGCCAACGCATTTGGCTGGATGCAACACTTGAGATTCTAGAAGAGCATCATAAACGGTTAATTGATTATCACTCAAAGCGGAATATGACAAAACAGTTTCTCCCTTACTATGAGGAAAATACAAAGCACCTCAACAATTCTGCAGACTATGAACATGTATTGAAAGCCTTGCTTCCATACAGTTTTCAAGAGTTTGATCACTATTTACTAGAGAAGCACCATTACCATACATGGGCTGATTTGCAAATGCTCGTCGGCTATCAAATCGATGAACAGCCCCGGGAGCTATTAAAGCATATTGAACAGGTAGATTTGACGGTATTAATTCCTCTATATCACCGGGCAGTGAACGAAGCGATTAGGGAGAGAAACCGCCCATCTTATAAACTGGCAGTTCGTTATTTAAAGAAACTAAGAACGTACTATAAAAAGATAAAGCAAGTAGATCGCTGGGAAGAGTTTATTGAACGACTGGCAGTAGAACATAAAAGATTACGTGCGTTTCAAGAGGAATTAGAGAGAGGAAAGTTGCTTCATGTTAGAGATTAA
- a CDS encoding N-acetylmuramoyl-L-alanine amidase family protein has protein sequence MKKFILSLSTMTLLYSGISYTAEAASTTQGWVKKSDTWYYYQNSAPSQGWVKDSGHWYYLNKSGAMQTGWIYDGAWYYLEPNGMMATGWIKDQNKWYFMNASGVMQTGWIQDHNNWYYLNTDGSMKTGWHQEGSHWYHLGESGLMSKGWVKEDGNWYYLHYNGVMATGWVNDSYAWYYLYSNGVMAHSTTIDGYTLEASGAWSEVKDDLKLIQGVLDSYGVTAYETTPRTLTFYKGDEEVASFRHDVMIGTVEYRDLLVDLGVTLFPDAASKEELHAAIDESLATGYQVMIREDVNVFFLEDQGLTLAFGGFDTY, from the coding sequence ATGAAAAAATTTATCTTATCGTTATCAACTATGACTCTATTATACTCTGGAATATCCTACACGGCAGAAGCAGCAAGCACAACGCAAGGCTGGGTCAAAAAATCTGACACATGGTATTACTACCAAAACTCAGCTCCATCACAAGGGTGGGTCAAAGATAGCGGCCATTGGTATTATCTAAACAAGTCCGGAGCTATGCAAACGGGTTGGATTTATGATGGTGCCTGGTATTATCTTGAACCAAACGGCATGATGGCAACTGGGTGGATAAAAGACCAAAATAAATGGTACTTTATGAATGCAAGTGGCGTGATGCAAACCGGCTGGATCCAGGACCATAACAATTGGTATTATTTAAATACCGATGGAAGCATGAAGACTGGTTGGCATCAGGAAGGTTCTCACTGGTATCATCTAGGTGAATCTGGTTTGATGTCAAAGGGATGGGTAAAAGAAGATGGGAATTGGTATTACCTACATTACAATGGTGTAATGGCCACTGGATGGGTAAATGATAGTTACGCATGGTACTATTTATACAGCAATGGTGTAATGGCTCATAGTACAACGATAGACGGTTATACATTAGAAGCTAGCGGTGCCTGGTCTGAAGTAAAAGATGATCTAAAGCTGATCCAAGGAGTTCTCGATTCATATGGTGTAACAGCGTATGAAACAACTCCACGAACTTTAACGTTTTATAAAGGTGACGAAGAAGTTGCATCCTTTAGGCATGATGTTATGATCGGTACTGTTGAATACCGTGATTTATTAGTAGATTTAGGCGTAACTCTATTTCCAGATGCTGCCTCGAAGGAAGAGTTACACGCAGCCATTGATGAAAGTTTAGCAACTGGATATCAAGTCATGATTAGAGAAGATGTCAATGTATTCTTCCTTGAAGATCAGGGACTCACACTTGCCTTTGGTGGTTTTGACACGTATTAA
- a CDS encoding glycerophosphodiester phosphodiesterase, whose product MILVSISYLAISLLVFFSFVELQKPILEDKKLISHAMGEVDGFYYTNSLEAFENSYFNKGSKIFEVDMELTKEEILVARHDWGLIYAKQLMQTPETQIDHEPWTHEYFMNQPINKNYTPLDIDGIIQLLKEYPDISIVTDTKHTEPLMIAKQFSRMVEAAEYDQDILSRIIPQIYNQEMFSVINNIYQFDHVIYTLYMSPDSDEEVLQFVSEHLEQISAVTLHTSRVSEVFVNQLHQLNLYVYTHPIFELEEALYYAELGVDGFYTGSLSNKELEMIKTD is encoded by the coding sequence ATGATATTAGTAAGTATTTCGTACCTAGCTATCAGCCTTCTTGTTTTCTTTAGTTTTGTAGAACTTCAAAAACCCATACTAGAAGATAAGAAATTAATTTCACATGCAATGGGAGAGGTTGATGGTTTTTACTATACCAATAGTTTAGAAGCCTTTGAAAATTCATATTTCAATAAAGGAAGCAAGATCTTCGAAGTTGATATGGAACTGACAAAAGAAGAGATTCTGGTCGCTAGACATGACTGGGGATTAATTTATGCTAAACAGTTGATGCAAACTCCTGAAACGCAGATTGATCACGAACCCTGGACACATGAGTATTTTATGAATCAACCCATAAACAAGAATTATACACCTTTGGATATCGATGGAATTATTCAGTTATTAAAGGAATATCCGGATATCTCCATTGTCACAGATACTAAACACACAGAACCACTTATGATTGCCAAACAATTTAGTAGGATGGTCGAAGCTGCAGAGTATGATCAAGACATTCTATCTCGAATTATACCCCAAATCTATAATCAAGAGATGTTCTCTGTAATCAATAATATCTATCAGTTTGATCATGTTATTTATACCTTGTACATGTCACCAGATAGTGATGAAGAGGTTTTACAATTTGTCAGTGAACATTTAGAACAGATTTCAGCTGTCACCTTGCATACTTCAAGAGTTTCTGAGGTATTTGTAAATCAATTACACCAATTAAATTTATATGTTTATACTCACCCTATTTTTGAATTGGAAGAAGCACTCTATTATGCTGAATTAGGTGTAGATGGTTTTTACACAGGTTCCCTAAGCAATAAAGAATTAGAAATGATCAAGACAGATTGA